AATTACTGTCGCAAACCAGTCAATATCTGGGTAAGTAGGAAATAATGTGTGATTGAATGCTACATTTCAGAGACTGtgaataagaaaataattatgataaaacatCAAAGAAAGCCTTTAACTGATACAGAATATAACAACAGTGCGGACAATATCTACGCATGTTTTAAGTGCTAACTAGGAGATGGAAAATACAAGTGCACTAATATTACACACATGTTTGTAGCTGTGgcacacattttaaaatgaacatgaaaAAAGAAAGATGCACGACACGTTTGTTGTCCCCGCATCTGATAGTGAATTATTTCGACAATAAGAGTAGTTGACAGTATACAGTTTCCAGCGGTTAGtagtcaaatttacaaataatagaCAACTTGGGTAGCAGTTTGTAGTTTCTGGCCTAAGTACGAATTGTCCAGGGTAAAAATCTTAAAAACGAGGCAATTTTCAAAACTGAAGGCCCTGTTTTTCCTTTTATTGATAATCAATGCGGATTTTGTGCTTGTaagaatatttgatatattttatgtttgtttcgtCTTTCTTGTACTTTGTTAAAAGCCGGCTTAATGAatcttatttttatctttaaaaatggaTTTTCATGGTAGGTCATGCTAGGAAAGTAAAGTCCCTGCTGAAACAGATGCAATTAATATCCCTCCTGTAACAAATGCAATTttccaatatatatattatatatatatatatgccctTATTTTGGCCAACGGTTCTCTGGTCCTTATAGTATTTAAAGTAAACACATTTCAGCGCATCAACTTCTTCaaaagcatgttgctatgttaaAGCAAATAGAAGGTCGCCATCAATCTAAGGTTTAAGTCCATCGCTTCTCCTTTATAATGTGTTAAAGTAGGAGAAggaatttctaaaactaaaaaagtgaaaaaatactgcttttcaattaaaaatttatttcagaaacgttgcaaacaaaacatttttactttaacCAAACATTAAACATTGCTACAAGCTATTGAAAAAGTTAAGACTGCATGTTACATGAAACGCAAGACATTTTATTGCTGTATGCTTTTccttaacttttaccctgctaaatttctaaaatggactagtccatcactcaatttgggcagtaccacttattattcaaaggggtgttcactgacaatttactgactgaatagcgaacagtgcagaccatgatcagactgcacgaatgtgcaggctgatcttggtctgcactggtcgcaaaggcacaatcaattgccgccagtaggctaaagcTTAACATACATCATAACCAATAAAGACATTTTGATCAAAGATAATCAGTTTATTTTCATCGATTACTACCTAATTATTCTTTCTCTTCAAAACAGGTTGATAAACATACCGACAACATATCGACAATctaagtaaacatttaaaataaagcgTAATGCAGCTGTTTGGTCACAATTCGTAATGAATTAtgaataaatattacataatctaatacatattcacaaaaacatgcacatgtacatttatttaaaaaaaaaccctcttattcaatttatttgtttcgttttttaCAACCTGTATATACATTTATCAACACTAACAACTGTATGAGCAGGTATATGTGTTCAGCTTTAGAAAATGACAGTTTCAGTAATTAGAGAGATGCatcatttatatttctttatttttttcccaatGGCATGCCAAGTACATTTTTTTTGGTCACATCTTAGAATTACTGACCTTATGTTATAAAGTTTGGCATACTAGTACTTATAGAAAAGTGAGTTTTAATGATATGTCGAcattaaaatagtttttgaatcatatcattatatctattttacgatcttaataataataataataaataataatagtaataataatgataacaatgataatgatatttaaaaagatTATTTGTGGACAAACTTAATAATACTTCGAGTGACATTTATCGTTTAAATAGTATGTAGCAGAATGAAATAGACTTAACCCCTATCATGCACAATTAATTCTGCcttagaccatgatcagcctgcacatccgtgcagtttgatcaagacCTGCAccgttcgtcattcagtcagtatctttaaggtaagcaccccttttaacatttaatggtactgtcataATTGATAGATGTACAATTGCAATATAAGAATTTAGCAGGGAAGGGTTAATACTTACGCAATAtcagaaatgataaaacaaaatttgtccATGTACCCAAAAGATATAACTCAGAACTCGAATATAACATAAAATTGCATTTACCAAGGTGAAATAACTACAAAAAATtagatttaacccttaccctgctaaatttctataatgaattgtCCATCtcccaatttggacagtaccattatctgttaaaaaggtgtttaccaaaaagatactggctgaatagcgaacattgcagatcatgatcagactgtaaggatgtgcaggctgatcatgatctacactggtcgcaaaggcagaatcaatcgtgtccagcataataagggttaacgCTAACCGATTTCAGTATAAAAAGCTATCGACGTAATATTTCTCATAATCACATAGAGAAAGAAACTCACTGGAAAACAGTACAGTGCTTACGAACAACAACATTTTACTAGCTACTTTCTCATGACGTTTCTGAAAGATTCCTGGAAACTATTGTATTCTTTTATGGCGTAGAAATCTGTCCTTTCACCTGATGTAATGTTGCATGTAATATTGCTTTTTAATGCCAAGCAGATTCTTGTTTTAAGTGGGTCCTGTGACAAGAGGAATTAGGAAAAAGAAGGACAGTGTCACCTGTCCTCCAAGAAACACTAAGAAAATTGCATTTACCAAGGAGAAATAACTACAAAAAATtagatttaacccttaccctgctaaatttctataatgaattgtCCATCtcccaatttggacagtaccattatctgttaaaaaggtgtttaccaaaaagatactggctgaatagcgaacattgcagatcatgatcagactgtaaggatgtgcaggctgatcatgatctacactggtcgcaaaggcagaatcaatcgtgtccagcataataagggttaacgCTAACCGATTTCAGTATAAAAAGCTATCGACGTAATATTTCTCATAATCACATAGAGAAAGAAACTCACTGGAAAACAGTACAGTGCTTACGAACAACAACATTTTACTAGCTACTTTCTCATGACGTTTCTGAAAGATTCCTGGAAACTATTGTATTCTTTTATGGCGTAGAAATCTGTCCTTTCACCTGATGTAATGTTGCATGTAATATTGCTTTTTAATGCCAAGCAGATTCTTGTTTTAAGTGGGTCCTGTGACAAGAGGAATTAGGAAAAAGAAGGACAGTGTCACCTGTCCTCCAAGAAACACTAAGAAAAGAAAGATGTCCAACACTCGTGTAACATCGGGCCACTTCAGATCTTCCTCCTCCTCCATCTCATTTTCTTCATCGGCGTCGCCTGAATTTCTACCCGCGTTACTGAAATAAGTATCCAAGCTGTTGCTTGACGGTCCCGTTGACTGGAAGTTAGTAAATTCTGTCATTTGTATCAACACCGATGATCGCCTGATTTCAGTATTTACTGCTTctgaaaaataatgacaaaagtTCTATCATATAGATATTTTGAAACCTCAACACGGCATTTTGTCGTATATTCACATCATTAGCATGTGTATGTAAGCATGTGCTGTAAGTTTCAATGAATTTGCTACCATGTTATTTCTACGTCATTAAACAAATGCCAATTCTAGACTGTCTAAGATAAACTTGCTGTGTAATGAACAAATGAATGCTATTTTAAATCACAATTTGATATTCGCACATACCTGAAACAGGGTAGTCATCAACAGATCTTTTGCACTTTTTTCGACACTTCCGCCATATTGGTTTGCATAGCCCGCAGCTTACAAAACGCACAAATTTCTGCAAGCATCTTGGAACTTTGTCCGTTTCCGGTTTCAGATGAAGTCTTAACATTAAAACAGTCATAATACATGCAACTATGCTCACGACCATCATAAttataacataaaaacaaaataaagacatCGGATCAGCAGTGTGGGGTAAAAATCCCATCACAGTTTGTAACATGAAAACAAAGGCAAGGAAACATGTAAGCGAATAGCCAACACGTTCTCCACTTTCCACCGGAAGTAGAAAAACGAAACCAGTCAATAAAGATAGTAGCAGTATGGGAAATAtaacatttatcacaaaatataaCGGTTGTCGTTCAATTTTGAAGATGAATCTCATGTATGACTGATCATCAGTTATGTAACTTTCGACCCGTGTTTCAAGAAGAGCCCAAACCGAATTTGCGTTGTAATCACAAAGGTACCATTCTGACTGAGCGCTATCAAGCTCTATTTCTGATGTCGTAAAACCCCAGACTGTGTAAACAAAGCTACACTCTTGACGGTCAAATGGATAATATTCAACATCCGGTTTGCAAGCTGCTTTCATTATCACCTTCGGTTGCCACATCATTCTTCCGTCGTACACGTGGTAACGGACTTTATATGCGTTGTCACCCACGTGCTTAACCGTATCAATGGCGTTCGTCAAACGGACAGACGGTCTCCAGACAGAATCTTGCGGCAGCCGAACGGAGTATCctggtgaaaaaaaaatatatagtacgTTTTAGACGTTTGGTTTAATACAAACTATATTCAAGTCTCCATATCAACACGGAATTGTTATCCATTTGTATCCAaactatttcagttatattatTTACATAGACATACTCTGCCCATCCTGTCTAGTCATTCTGAACTTACGATAATGCTATAAATTATACTATacactttaaaaaatgttaagaatacaaaccgaaatgaaatttgttaaaacatgGAAAGAAATGTATTATATACTGATAAAGCTACTTGTCCACTGTTGGGGAGAAAAgtttcaacatgttcaattcCACTAAGTTTGGTGTAGAATGACATTAAAAATGATCAAGGGGGTGAAAATAAATGTCAGATATTCGTAAAAAAGCACGAAGAATGGTGAATTTCTTCATTATTGCAAAATCTTTGGAACGGTTAAATTCTTTCAGCATAATATTTATGGGGGTATTTATAATGATAACTTGCAAAATTCATTCGTCAATAAGCTTGTACGTCTGTGCACCTTTACAGTGCCTGCCCTCATGTAAAAGATTTTAAGAGAATTTCTTtgttcgcctaaaatgtgtgagCGAGTCGCTTTAACACGTATCTGGCTAACGAAAACTAATTCCGGAAAAAGATAAAACGTAAGAACAAACCTTCTTCACTGTATGGGAAACTGTAATTCCCGACAGAAGCTGCCATCGTCTCGTCATTCCACTCGATGTATAAACTTCCAGAAATCTCAACTTGACCCGTAACAGCATCGAAGCCGTCCACAGAATACAGATGCATGGTCAGTATCACGCTCATTGCTGTCGTCTGGTCCTCAACTGGTATCACACCGGTCAGTGGTTTTTTGTCGTTGGCATAAAAGTTTATTACTGTTTCATGCACTGCTCGAGTGTCCTCATATGTTTggcattttgcaaataaaataaatatatgaaaataaacaaaacataaaaatgactttCGTATTCCTTCAATTCCAAGAAAACCGCTAAAATATGTAGTAGGCggcattgttttattattatgcGGAACTGTTTAATCAAATTTTGTGTATCAAATTAGTCTAAATATTAAGTCAGAATACATTGTAAGATAGGGATTAATAGTTGTAAAATATGTCGAGTAATTGTTCTTCTAAACTCGCCAAAATATGTAGATCACCGTGATACTAATAATACTGGATAATAAATCAGTACGCATTTTGACGATTGAGATGAACCTAATTCTTTGGGCCATTTATCAAACAATAAAAGACCTATCGTTAACCACAGGTGAGAGATGTTGTCACCGTTAATATAGATCAATTAAGTCTGTAAGGCgatcaaagaaatattttaaaagaacattAAGATGAGACAAATTTCAGTGATAAAGATAATAGCACGAAATACTGGCattagataataattatttttatataattgatttcaatatttttttgtcCAAAGTAACATAAACAATGGGTAGCAAAACACTTTATGCAAGTCATTTCTATGCCAACTGCACTATGTAGCCTTCTAACAGCTATTGCGAAATGGTTGCTACCCTAAAAATAGGAATATTTGCTCTTATCCGCACATTAAACCCTACTTTATGTTTTGATCGGCAAACTTTTGGAAACATCTTTCATTTGTCTCATAAGTATTTAATAACAGGAAGTAATTATTAATTTGCTTTAACACCAACTGGATACCTTATCATCTAAATGCTGCATTTTCAAACCACAAAGAAAACTGCAAGAGAAAGAAAATACCCTTTTATTTCTAACTGTTACTTTGTATGTGTAGCGGAACCTTAGTTTAATGCAATTAACCAATCGCTCTTTATATGTTACCAGGTAAGATGATCGATTAAGGGGAAGTAACCCCATCCCTTTAATATATTGCCTGGACGCGTGCTATCTTTCAGATGCAGAGGTACACTGTTTTggtttacagttttaaaaatacggaaaattgaCTTTTTTCTGACTGGGAACTTAACTCTACTGCTAGAACTACAAAAGAGACACACCTCACATTTGTGTTATAAACCGCCATTTTAGGAAATTATTTTGTACCGTTCCTTTTAAGTAATTACCGAGACAGGACAGGCCTGCATACGCTACATGGTCTCAGCATGATTGTGTGTAGTCACATGGGCTCAATTGATAACTAGTCTTTTTCACAGATACATTGAATGAACTTCATGATTCGGAAAGACCGGAAAATAAGACAATACCGAGACAAAGTATGAAGTTACCTTTTACAATCACCTCTCGGCGCCTAAAACCTTGTGGGAAGATCGAACGCAACCAAGTAAATTaaaaatagcagacttggttttaCAGGGTCTTATATGTGCCAAACCTCTGACGCTGGCTTAAGTGGAAATTGAatgcactccatgatcccaaggacaagaaaatataaaaaggaaaaaaacccaCTGCGTTCA
The sequence above is a segment of the Mercenaria mercenaria strain notata chromosome 3, MADL_Memer_1, whole genome shotgun sequence genome. Coding sequences within it:
- the LOC123524219 gene encoding acetylcholine receptor subunit alpha-like produces the protein MPPTTYFSGFLGIEGIRKSFLCFVYFHIFILFAKCQTYEDTRAVHETVINFYANDKKPLTGVIPVEDQTTAMSVILTMHLYSVDGFDAVTGQVEISGSLYIEWNDETMAASVGNYSFPYSEEGYSVRLPQDSVWRPSVRLTNAIDTVKHVGDNAYKVRYHVYDGRMMWQPKVIMKAACKPDVEYYPFDRQECSFVYTVWGFTTSEIELDSAQSEWYLCDYNANSVWALLETRVESYITDDQSYMRFIFKIERQPLYFVINVIFPILLLSLLTGFVFLLPVESGERVGYSLTCFLAFVFMLQTVMGFLPHTADPMSLFCFYVIIMMVVSIVACIMTVLMLRLHLKPETDKVPRCLQKFVRFVSCGLCKPIWRKCRKKCKRSVDDYPVSEAVNTEIRRSSVLIQMTEFTNFQSTGPSSNSLDTYFSNAGRNSGDADEENEMEEEEDLKWPDVTRVLDIFLFLVFLGGQVTLSFFFLIPLVTGPT